Proteins found in one Zea mays cultivar B73 chromosome 1, Zm-B73-REFERENCE-NAM-5.0, whole genome shotgun sequence genomic segment:
- the LOC103643720 gene encoding protein DA1-related 1 isoform X3 encodes MGWLSKIFKGPVNRVSRGHYNGNSHEGYSAQHTKSYGVHGNEDEDMDHAIALSLSEEDQRKGKTIDTGHHLDEDEQIAQALQENIGHNLAEDEQLARALQESMNDGPPRQHIPVEDVNSESTPASILPSNIFRTSGLRVCAGCRSPIGRGRFLSCMDSVWHPECFRCYACDRPISEYEFAVHENHAYHRPCYKERFHPKCDVCSSFIPTDKNGLIEYRAHPFWMQKYCPSHENDGTPRCCSCERMEPKDSQYITLDDGRRLCLECLHTAIMETNECQPLYIDIQEFYEGMNMKVEQQVPLLLVERQALNEAMEAEKSVHHLPETRGLCLSEEQIVRTILKGPIGPGNRIIDMVTGPYKLIRRCEVTAILILYGLPRLLTGSILAHEMMHAYLRLKGYRTLSPEVEEGICQVLAHLWLESEITSGSGSMSTTSDASSSSSTSSSSKKGAKTEFEKRLGEFFKYQIETDSSVAYGDGFRAGMRAIERYGLRSTLDHIKMTGSFPC; translated from the exons ATGGGTTGGTTGAGTAAAATATTTAAAGGTCCAGTAAATAGAGTTTCAAGAGGACACTACAACGGGAACTCCCATGAAGGCTATTCAGCTCAGCACACTAAATCATAT GGTGTGCATGGCAATGAGGACGAAGACATGGATCATGCTATTGCATTATCCTTATCAGAGGAAGATCAAAGGAAGGGAAAGACCATTG ATACCGGGCATCATTTAGATGAAGATGAACAGATTGCACAGGCTCTGCAAGAAA ATATTGGTCATAACCTAGCTGAAGACGAACAGCTTGCACGGGCTCTGCAAGAAAGTATGAATGATGGACCTCCTCGTCAGCACATTCCAGTTGAAGATGTTAACTCAGAAAGTACTCCAGCAAGCATCTTGCCCTCAAATATTTTCCGCACAAGTGGCTTGAG GGTTTGTGCTGGATGCAGAAGTCCAATTGGCCGCGGTCGGTTTCTCAGTTGTATGGACTCTGTTTGGCATCCCGAGTGCTTCAGGTGTTATGCTTGTGATAGACCAATATCAGAGTATGAG TTTGCTGTTCATGAAAACCATGCCTACCACAGGCCCTGCTACAAGGAGCGTTTCCATCCTAAATGTGATGTTTGCAGTAGCTTT ATTCCCACAGATAAAAATGGCCTCATTGAATACCGGGCCCATCCTTTTTGGATGCAGAAGTATTGTCCTTCCCATGAAAATGATGGTACACCTAGGTGCTGCAGTTGTGAACGAATGGAG CCAAAGGACAGTCAATACATAACATTAGATGATGGCCGGAGACTCTGCTTGGAGTGTCTGCATACTGCTATTATGGAGACCAATGAATGCCAGCCACTGTACATTGATATTCAAGAATTTTATGAGGGTATGAACATGAAAGTAGAGCAACAAGTTCCCTTGCTTTTGGTTGAGCGACAAGCTTTAAATGAAGCCATGGAAGCAGAGAAATCT GTGCACCACCTTCCTGAAACAAGAGGCCTCTGCCTATCTGAGGAGCAGATTGTCAGAACT ATATTGAAAGGACCAATTGGACCAGGCAACAGAATCATAGATATGGTCACAGGACCATACAAACTCATTAGACGGTGTGAAGTGACTGCAATTCTTATACTGTACGGGCTGCCAAG GCTGCTAACTGGCTCGATTCTGGCTCATGAGATGATGCATGCTTACCTCCGACTTAAAG GATACCGAACCCTGAGTCCAGAGGTTGAAGAAGGCATCTGTCAGGTTCTAGCTCATCTTTGGCTTGAGTCAGAAATCACATCAGGTTCTGGTAGCATGTCAACCACCTCAGATGCGTCATCGTCATCTTCAACATCTTCATCATCGAAAAAGGGCGCAAAGACGGAATTTGAAAAAAGACTCGGGGAGTTCTTCAAGTACCAAATTGAAACAGATTCTTCTGTCGCTTATGGAGATGGGTTTCGAGCAGGCATGCGAGCCATTGAGCGGTACGGCTTGAGAAGCACCCTTGATCATATCAAGATGACGGGGTCTTTTCCATGCTGA
- the LOC103643720 gene encoding protein DA1-related 1 isoform X2, giving the protein MFFSEFKIVPILPKLSEFQGHMGHKGEASKELIVKVPCVFGTGAGRRILSLSKTINMGWLSKIFKGPVNRVSRGHYNGNSHEGYSAQHTKSYGVHGNEDEDMDHAIALSLSEEDQRKGKTIDIGHNLAEDEQLARALQESMNDGPPRQHIPVEDVNSESTPASILPSNIFRTSGLRVCAGCRSPIGRGRFLSCMDSVWHPECFRCYACDRPISEYEFAVHENHAYHRPCYKERFHPKCDVCSSFIPTDKNGLIEYRAHPFWMQKYCPSHENDGTPRCCSCERMEPKDSQYITLDDGRRLCLECLHTAIMETNECQPLYIDIQEFYEGMNMKVEQQVPLLLVERQALNEAMEAEKSVHHLPETRGLCLSEEQIVRTILKGPIGPGNRIIDMVTGPYKLIRRCEVTAILILYGLPRLLTGSILAHEMMHAYLRLKGYRTLSPEVEEGICQVLAHLWLESEITSGSGSMSTTSDASSSSSTSSSSKKGAKTEFEKRLGEFFKYQIETDSSVAYGDGFRAGMRAIERYGLRSTLDHIKMTGSFPC; this is encoded by the exons ATGTTTTTCTCTGAATTCAAAATCGTCCCTATTCTCCCAAAGCTTTCTGAG TTTCAAGGCCACATGGGACATAAGGGAGAAGCAAGCAAAGAGCTGATAGTGAAGGTGCCATGTGTGTTTGGAACAGG CGCAGGAAGAAGGATATTGTCCCTCTCCAAAACTATAAACATGGGTTGGTTGAGTAAAATATTTAAAGGTCCAGTAAATAGAGTTTCAAGAGGACACTACAACGGGAACTCCCATGAAGGCTATTCAGCTCAGCACACTAAATCATAT GGTGTGCATGGCAATGAGGACGAAGACATGGATCATGCTATTGCATTATCCTTATCAGAGGAAGATCAAAGGAAGGGAAAGACCATTG ATATTGGTCATAACCTAGCTGAAGACGAACAGCTTGCACGGGCTCTGCAAGAAAGTATGAATGATGGACCTCCTCGTCAGCACATTCCAGTTGAAGATGTTAACTCAGAAAGTACTCCAGCAAGCATCTTGCCCTCAAATATTTTCCGCACAAGTGGCTTGAG GGTTTGTGCTGGATGCAGAAGTCCAATTGGCCGCGGTCGGTTTCTCAGTTGTATGGACTCTGTTTGGCATCCCGAGTGCTTCAGGTGTTATGCTTGTGATAGACCAATATCAGAGTATGAG TTTGCTGTTCATGAAAACCATGCCTACCACAGGCCCTGCTACAAGGAGCGTTTCCATCCTAAATGTGATGTTTGCAGTAGCTTT ATTCCCACAGATAAAAATGGCCTCATTGAATACCGGGCCCATCCTTTTTGGATGCAGAAGTATTGTCCTTCCCATGAAAATGATGGTACACCTAGGTGCTGCAGTTGTGAACGAATGGAG CCAAAGGACAGTCAATACATAACATTAGATGATGGCCGGAGACTCTGCTTGGAGTGTCTGCATACTGCTATTATGGAGACCAATGAATGCCAGCCACTGTACATTGATATTCAAGAATTTTATGAGGGTATGAACATGAAAGTAGAGCAACAAGTTCCCTTGCTTTTGGTTGAGCGACAAGCTTTAAATGAAGCCATGGAAGCAGAGAAATCT GTGCACCACCTTCCTGAAACAAGAGGCCTCTGCCTATCTGAGGAGCAGATTGTCAGAACT ATATTGAAAGGACCAATTGGACCAGGCAACAGAATCATAGATATGGTCACAGGACCATACAAACTCATTAGACGGTGTGAAGTGACTGCAATTCTTATACTGTACGGGCTGCCAAG GCTGCTAACTGGCTCGATTCTGGCTCATGAGATGATGCATGCTTACCTCCGACTTAAAG GATACCGAACCCTGAGTCCAGAGGTTGAAGAAGGCATCTGTCAGGTTCTAGCTCATCTTTGGCTTGAGTCAGAAATCACATCAGGTTCTGGTAGCATGTCAACCACCTCAGATGCGTCATCGTCATCTTCAACATCTTCATCATCGAAAAAGGGCGCAAAGACGGAATTTGAAAAAAGACTCGGGGAGTTCTTCAAGTACCAAATTGAAACAGATTCTTCTGTCGCTTATGGAGATGGGTTTCGAGCAGGCATGCGAGCCATTGAGCGGTACGGCTTGAGAAGCACCCTTGATCATATCAAGATGACGGGGTCTTTTCCATGCTGA
- the LOC103643720 gene encoding protein DA1-related 1 isoform X1, translating into MFFSEFKIVPILPKLSEFQGHMGHKGEASKELIVKVPCVFGTGAGRRILSLSKTINMGWLSKIFKGPVNRVSRGHYNGNSHEGYSAQHTKSYGVHGNEDEDMDHAIALSLSEEDQRKGKTIDTGHHLDEDEQIAQALQENIGHNLAEDEQLARALQESMNDGPPRQHIPVEDVNSESTPASILPSNIFRTSGLRVCAGCRSPIGRGRFLSCMDSVWHPECFRCYACDRPISEYEFAVHENHAYHRPCYKERFHPKCDVCSSFIPTDKNGLIEYRAHPFWMQKYCPSHENDGTPRCCSCERMEPKDSQYITLDDGRRLCLECLHTAIMETNECQPLYIDIQEFYEGMNMKVEQQVPLLLVERQALNEAMEAEKSVHHLPETRGLCLSEEQIVRTILKGPIGPGNRIIDMVTGPYKLIRRCEVTAILILYGLPRLLTGSILAHEMMHAYLRLKGYRTLSPEVEEGICQVLAHLWLESEITSGSGSMSTTSDASSSSSTSSSSKKGAKTEFEKRLGEFFKYQIETDSSVAYGDGFRAGMRAIERYGLRSTLDHIKMTGSFPC; encoded by the exons ATGTTTTTCTCTGAATTCAAAATCGTCCCTATTCTCCCAAAGCTTTCTGAG TTTCAAGGCCACATGGGACATAAGGGAGAAGCAAGCAAAGAGCTGATAGTGAAGGTGCCATGTGTGTTTGGAACAGG CGCAGGAAGAAGGATATTGTCCCTCTCCAAAACTATAAACATGGGTTGGTTGAGTAAAATATTTAAAGGTCCAGTAAATAGAGTTTCAAGAGGACACTACAACGGGAACTCCCATGAAGGCTATTCAGCTCAGCACACTAAATCATAT GGTGTGCATGGCAATGAGGACGAAGACATGGATCATGCTATTGCATTATCCTTATCAGAGGAAGATCAAAGGAAGGGAAAGACCATTG ATACCGGGCATCATTTAGATGAAGATGAACAGATTGCACAGGCTCTGCAAGAAA ATATTGGTCATAACCTAGCTGAAGACGAACAGCTTGCACGGGCTCTGCAAGAAAGTATGAATGATGGACCTCCTCGTCAGCACATTCCAGTTGAAGATGTTAACTCAGAAAGTACTCCAGCAAGCATCTTGCCCTCAAATATTTTCCGCACAAGTGGCTTGAG GGTTTGTGCTGGATGCAGAAGTCCAATTGGCCGCGGTCGGTTTCTCAGTTGTATGGACTCTGTTTGGCATCCCGAGTGCTTCAGGTGTTATGCTTGTGATAGACCAATATCAGAGTATGAG TTTGCTGTTCATGAAAACCATGCCTACCACAGGCCCTGCTACAAGGAGCGTTTCCATCCTAAATGTGATGTTTGCAGTAGCTTT ATTCCCACAGATAAAAATGGCCTCATTGAATACCGGGCCCATCCTTTTTGGATGCAGAAGTATTGTCCTTCCCATGAAAATGATGGTACACCTAGGTGCTGCAGTTGTGAACGAATGGAG CCAAAGGACAGTCAATACATAACATTAGATGATGGCCGGAGACTCTGCTTGGAGTGTCTGCATACTGCTATTATGGAGACCAATGAATGCCAGCCACTGTACATTGATATTCAAGAATTTTATGAGGGTATGAACATGAAAGTAGAGCAACAAGTTCCCTTGCTTTTGGTTGAGCGACAAGCTTTAAATGAAGCCATGGAAGCAGAGAAATCT GTGCACCACCTTCCTGAAACAAGAGGCCTCTGCCTATCTGAGGAGCAGATTGTCAGAACT ATATTGAAAGGACCAATTGGACCAGGCAACAGAATCATAGATATGGTCACAGGACCATACAAACTCATTAGACGGTGTGAAGTGACTGCAATTCTTATACTGTACGGGCTGCCAAG GCTGCTAACTGGCTCGATTCTGGCTCATGAGATGATGCATGCTTACCTCCGACTTAAAG GATACCGAACCCTGAGTCCAGAGGTTGAAGAAGGCATCTGTCAGGTTCTAGCTCATCTTTGGCTTGAGTCAGAAATCACATCAGGTTCTGGTAGCATGTCAACCACCTCAGATGCGTCATCGTCATCTTCAACATCTTCATCATCGAAAAAGGGCGCAAAGACGGAATTTGAAAAAAGACTCGGGGAGTTCTTCAAGTACCAAATTGAAACAGATTCTTCTGTCGCTTATGGAGATGGGTTTCGAGCAGGCATGCGAGCCATTGAGCGGTACGGCTTGAGAAGCACCCTTGATCATATCAAGATGACGGGGTCTTTTCCATGCTGA
- the LOC103643720 gene encoding protein DA1-related 1 isoform X4: MGWLSKIFKGPVNRVSRGHYNGNSHEGYSAQHTKSYGVHGNEDEDMDHAIALSLSEEDQRKGKTIDIGHNLAEDEQLARALQESMNDGPPRQHIPVEDVNSESTPASILPSNIFRTSGLRVCAGCRSPIGRGRFLSCMDSVWHPECFRCYACDRPISEYEFAVHENHAYHRPCYKERFHPKCDVCSSFIPTDKNGLIEYRAHPFWMQKYCPSHENDGTPRCCSCERMEPKDSQYITLDDGRRLCLECLHTAIMETNECQPLYIDIQEFYEGMNMKVEQQVPLLLVERQALNEAMEAEKSVHHLPETRGLCLSEEQIVRTILKGPIGPGNRIIDMVTGPYKLIRRCEVTAILILYGLPRLLTGSILAHEMMHAYLRLKGYRTLSPEVEEGICQVLAHLWLESEITSGSGSMSTTSDASSSSSTSSSSKKGAKTEFEKRLGEFFKYQIETDSSVAYGDGFRAGMRAIERYGLRSTLDHIKMTGSFPC, from the exons ATGGGTTGGTTGAGTAAAATATTTAAAGGTCCAGTAAATAGAGTTTCAAGAGGACACTACAACGGGAACTCCCATGAAGGCTATTCAGCTCAGCACACTAAATCATAT GGTGTGCATGGCAATGAGGACGAAGACATGGATCATGCTATTGCATTATCCTTATCAGAGGAAGATCAAAGGAAGGGAAAGACCATTG ATATTGGTCATAACCTAGCTGAAGACGAACAGCTTGCACGGGCTCTGCAAGAAAGTATGAATGATGGACCTCCTCGTCAGCACATTCCAGTTGAAGATGTTAACTCAGAAAGTACTCCAGCAAGCATCTTGCCCTCAAATATTTTCCGCACAAGTGGCTTGAG GGTTTGTGCTGGATGCAGAAGTCCAATTGGCCGCGGTCGGTTTCTCAGTTGTATGGACTCTGTTTGGCATCCCGAGTGCTTCAGGTGTTATGCTTGTGATAGACCAATATCAGAGTATGAG TTTGCTGTTCATGAAAACCATGCCTACCACAGGCCCTGCTACAAGGAGCGTTTCCATCCTAAATGTGATGTTTGCAGTAGCTTT ATTCCCACAGATAAAAATGGCCTCATTGAATACCGGGCCCATCCTTTTTGGATGCAGAAGTATTGTCCTTCCCATGAAAATGATGGTACACCTAGGTGCTGCAGTTGTGAACGAATGGAG CCAAAGGACAGTCAATACATAACATTAGATGATGGCCGGAGACTCTGCTTGGAGTGTCTGCATACTGCTATTATGGAGACCAATGAATGCCAGCCACTGTACATTGATATTCAAGAATTTTATGAGGGTATGAACATGAAAGTAGAGCAACAAGTTCCCTTGCTTTTGGTTGAGCGACAAGCTTTAAATGAAGCCATGGAAGCAGAGAAATCT GTGCACCACCTTCCTGAAACAAGAGGCCTCTGCCTATCTGAGGAGCAGATTGTCAGAACT ATATTGAAAGGACCAATTGGACCAGGCAACAGAATCATAGATATGGTCACAGGACCATACAAACTCATTAGACGGTGTGAAGTGACTGCAATTCTTATACTGTACGGGCTGCCAAG GCTGCTAACTGGCTCGATTCTGGCTCATGAGATGATGCATGCTTACCTCCGACTTAAAG GATACCGAACCCTGAGTCCAGAGGTTGAAGAAGGCATCTGTCAGGTTCTAGCTCATCTTTGGCTTGAGTCAGAAATCACATCAGGTTCTGGTAGCATGTCAACCACCTCAGATGCGTCATCGTCATCTTCAACATCTTCATCATCGAAAAAGGGCGCAAAGACGGAATTTGAAAAAAGACTCGGGGAGTTCTTCAAGTACCAAATTGAAACAGATTCTTCTGTCGCTTATGGAGATGGGTTTCGAGCAGGCATGCGAGCCATTGAGCGGTACGGCTTGAGAAGCACCCTTGATCATATCAAGATGACGGGGTCTTTTCCATGCTGA